The DNA window GTCGTTTACAAGAACCATGCAGGCATCATCTCATATTCACAAGTCGAGAGGTAGCTGGTGcgttttatcatttaatatgaAGTTTCTaatgtttttattgttgtttttatAATGTCTATTATTGAATTTGTACAAGAGAGGACTACCCGACACTCCCTTAATTTTACTAACCTATTTTTCTacactcatacaaagaaaccaACTCTACAAGATCTAACTCTAGAGGTTCCTGCTATTGTTTTTGAGAAAGTGGTATGTAGTGTTTatagattaatttaatttgtgtatgtattaatcaaaatttaatttgtgtttgtagtcTGCGTTGTGCACTACCATAGAAGTAGATCCAAGTCGAAATGAGCCGTAGTTGACGGAGTACGTGTTAGGGTCTCAACGACACAATAGAGTCGTGGGTAAGGGATTAGGCGTACGACCTATATTTTTTAGAGTAGATGCTCAAGGGAGTTCTTCCAGCACTCAACGCACTAACACATAATAATTATGTGATGAGAACCATACTTTACATGAGGAGATGTAGAGGATGCGGGAGGAACGTGAGGCTGAGATAACAATCACAGGAAGAGCATGATACTTAGATAGAACAATCACTAAAAGAGCGTGAGTCTGAGAGACAACAACGTGACCAAATACAGTTTGAGATGATTGAGATGAAGAAGTAGATGACcatgattttatatatgttaCCCTACCCTCCCCTCCCCCTCCAACTTGATTAGTGTATTGAGAtgattgtatttattatttatgaatattatttggATTAgcgtttttatttatataaatgtttttttggaaaaatagttatttattatttacagggattattaataataagaaacaaaaaaaggaatatatatatatacatatcaaTAACGACATTGCAATAAGAGAGTCATTACTAATATTAACTTTCAGTAAAAACAGTATCTTTGGAAgagtcgttactgatattaaTATCAGATTGGGAGAGTCGTTACTCATTGGGAGAGTCTTTACTAATATGAATATTAGTAACGACATTGTCTTTGTAGAGTCCTTACTTATATTGATATCTGTAATAATGTCTAATGTcgttaataatactattaataagcccatttttttactagtgtggACAACCTTTTGAGTTGGAGCAATTTAACTTTGTTTATTGTTAGTCATTATTATGTAATGTTGGTCAATTATGTTTTAGTGTTCttttaaaatgatgttttttaCTCATATAATCACTTTTATCAAAGTATTCTCGATAAGAACATATTATAAAGGAAACAGGACATAGTTATTTGTTGTCCAATCACATTATTCTCTAAGGTATTCTCATTAAAAAGAATGTTGAAGTGAAAATAGAATATGTGTTTGTTGTTGTCATATGTATGGATCGAGAAAAATGCAACCGAACTATTAGAGTGATATGAATTTTGttgtaaaacaatttaaatatttatgggACAACCCAATTTTATTTTGGATTATTGGGAGGCTTGGATTTGGTGTGCAAAGACGTCTAGAATCAAGAAACATTGAATCTTCATTCTTATATCATCATGTAATGAATTATTGAAAATGTAGCCGTTCcatattttacaaatatgttCTTGTCTCACTCTTCCACAACTTTCTCTAAAGAAATTGACATGCTTACCCGAAGTGCTAATTTCGGATCAACTCTTATACGGCAGAGGTTCATGCCTTGTGTGGTTTGTCTAAATGTAATCGACAGAGTTTGATTTCTTTTCTCTAAAGAAATTGACATGCTTACCCGAAGTGCCAATTTTCGGATATAAGTAGGAGTGAGCATAGTTTGGGTTGACCCAAACCTTAACcctaacccaaaatattaatttggataagttaatttgggttgggttgaattCAGGTTGGGTTAGTGTTacccaaattattcaaattaaattaatttaatttaaatatctcttATCAATTCAATATAAACTAACCATCTTCCAACTCCAATATATCCTCTTAATTTTTACTTAATCTTCATTACAGTCAAATTTTGAAACTcatttacaatatatttattaaatttagtctAGCCATACAAAACTAATATATCACTATTTTTCtaaaactttttaataaattaatttgtttatgaaaataaaCAGAATTTATCATATTCAAGactttatttagtatgaattatttaaatattatttaaataactcatattaatctcacatagtatttcttcaactaatttagtaactaaaatataaaaataatttcaaacaaatcaaaactattttaaacgaataaaaaaacgtataataatgtcaaaaacatattagacagagagaaaaataaattaaacggaccaaaaattttaaatgtgtcacaagtgtgttaaacgggccaaaacgtgttaaatatgtcacaaGCGTATTAAATgtgacaaaacgtgttaaacgtgcaaaaacgtgtaGAATGAATTAAAATGAGTTACATACTTGTTAAAGCTAAAATTATTAAGTGAGTCAAAATAGGTTAAACGaatcaaatattagttaaatgAGTAAAAACGTGTTGAATAAGTAAAAAACGTATTAGATTAggtaatacaaattaaataattgttaaacggataaaaatgtattaatcgggataaaaatatgttaaatattaaatgagtcaaaacgtaataaatgtgttacaaactaaaatttagtttgggttacccaacccacattattcattaatatgagttgaataatgaattgattaaatttaatttaggtcGAATATAAGTTGAGTTTATCCATTTGCATACTCTTTTATATACATAGAGGGTGATTATTGTTaagaaatgataaaatgttattttttaatgaatttcttatgataattttttttttttgtttattgatGTTTTCTTAACATTGATCATGTTTGAAACGCGCTCCAGAGTTGGAGTTAAGTTTGaacaattgttttttaatataattaaaagctatatttttaaagatttaattgaagtatataaatattgatttatatgaaataatgttaaaaaatatatactttacttgtgtatatatttataattttaaatccaATTCCACATGAGCATTATTTTATGCTATATGTATCATAATATTTGTAGAAGTAGTACATATAGATATTGTTTTGTACagtctattaaaataaattttaatttttttaataaaattttaatattttttcattcttactataattatttatataacttattttattaactaaaatatcttctattaaaaaaaattaattttcaattatataataataccttctaattatttttcaaataacaacttacttttaagaaattataccaaacaaaacaaGCAACCATATTATCAAAATGACTTCACTATTCttattagaaaaaagaaaagaaaaaaaaattgaaaagaaaatagaaaagaaaatagaaaagacCTCACTActcatctttttaaaatattagtaaagaaataatatatttaaaatttcaaagaaaataatatatattttataaatttaatggaatatatatatatatatatataaaaggtaaAATGACTGTTCTTGTACCAAACAAATGAAAGGTGCCAAAAGCCAAAACAAAGGAACTTGCGtatagaatattttattatatattatattatatgtcaATTTTTTGGAGCAGATTATCTGtcggaatataaaataatagatatatGTGAATGATTTTAGTGTGTGGGTCCAGATTTTCCTTATCCACTAACATCACATATTGGTGCTTAATTAGTTCACCTTCAACTATATGCATGCATTGACAGGTGTCGATGTGTGAATAAGCTAAggatttcttatttttattttttttgtaaaggtGAAACCCacctctctttttttttttacaaaataaatatttttattgaaattcaGGCAAGTCACGATCAATttgtggatttttttttttagattaatgtAATTTCATTCAAGAAACTTCAAAGTGAGTGAATTCAAAAATGAGTCAGGATCaaagttagaaaaattaaaaaataaaaaacatacaaaacTTACGAcattcatcagatttaaatgagAAATTCTATTAAAttgtgaatttttaattaaactagtACGATGTTTTTGGgtttaacataaaaaatgttaCTATTATACTCATTTAAAATAACACTACGATATAGAATCAACCACGATGCGGAAATGCAGAAATTGCCCCGCAATTAAACCAAACATATTTATCAAACAACTactttaaagtaaaaataaagaaaCTAGACAAATATTATAAGTGGTTTTTGTATAAACCacattttacaaatatattattatgggTTCTAGTTTTTACACTCGGatcatacatttatttttatcaattattataataatacaattgcATTACAATGTTCAAATACGTCGATAATATAACGATAATAAGCTAATATCACGAAACTGTAGCGAACAGACATCAAACAATTGTTCAGAGAGTagttcaaaatcttttaaaataaaatataaaaaaaataggttaaCTCTTATACACCTTTCTTAACTACTTCTTTTAAACAAAcgaatttttataaatgaaaaataataagctCGTCATTTAAcagtataatttatatattcgTGTTATTAAATGATAACTAAGTGCCTTtgaaatctttttaaataaaaaataaaaaataaaaaactcggTCAACCCTTATATCATCTTCTTAAATAAGTCTATTAAACACATCattttcataaacaaaaaaattggaaatttgttatttaaaagtataacCTAACTTATATGATATTGTTAATCAATATAtctattttgatttttcaatttaGACATagaaaaagtatatttttaataaaatgtcaaaaattggaaaattgatATACTTCACTAATAACACTTTACTATGTAACTTTTTTTCaagcataatattttttttttgttaatcctTTGTCATGTCAAATTctctttaaaaaatgatatataatcattcaaaataacATTCTTCAAATAACTGAAAATTCTCTTTCAAATTCTCACATCTGGTATCAAGATTAGACTCGATCAATTTCTTGTTCCAACGGACTCTTCTGTCACCAAGGCTAGCCAAATTCCCAcatttgttgataggtgcgctaatcgttcgtacaaatttttttctagaaactctatctgttgataggtgcgctaatcgtttgtacacgatttCGCTTGTAAAACATATATGTCAATAGAtcaagacatcatttgtatatggttccgctagaaaccctatctgttagtaggtgcgctaatcgttcgtacacgattctgcTACTAAACTCTATTTATCAATAGGTCGAGTCATCGTATATATACGATTCCgccaaaatcctatctctcaataggtatcaCCTCTCCCAACATCACTAAGTCCAAATATCTCAAAACAAAAACCCTATTACTCGATAGATATCCAAGCCTTGTTTGTCAACAAGCAAAgtgatcattcatacatgatcctaACTAAAtcctatccctcgataggtccTCGAACAAAACcatatcactcgataggtaacCAAACCATatctattgataatgtactcaagaaaaccctatttctcgataggtactcCGACCTAAACTCTATCATCTGAATAGGTATCCtaaaccctatcactcgataggtattCAAGCCTTGTTCTTCAACAAGCACTTCAATCGTTTGTACATGATCCTATTCAAATCCTATCTTGCGATAGGTACTCTGATAAGTTCCCGTTGTTTGATAAGTTCTCGTTCATTGATAAATGTTCTATTCTCAATTCAAAACAATACGaaagtctatatgttgatagcatcacgatcatttatacatgattgtTTTCAACCTCACCTATGAGTGATTTTCATGGAAAGTTTGTTAACTTTCACGATAAACATCGACGATACCATGATTATATATACATGATCACACGATAGTAAAACCCAAAAAAAGTTTGTCGACTTCCTCATCAACACCTATCTGTTGACAGTTTCATGGTCATATGCTTATGATTTCCCTGAAAatattacttgttagtaacccacATGAAATGTTACTAAAACTTTCATGTCCTCGCATATCTCATAACATTAACCTTTAGCCATTATACATGACTAAAACGTGAATAATATGTTGATATTCATGTTAGACAtgaattgatgtttcaatacataaaattatcCTTACCCCAAAGATTTAACAGGTAGTTTATTATGTTCTGTAAAACAAGATTCCCAAGAATTATCCTTGTTAGGACAAACATCAAAGAAAGATCCCTATAGCAACACTTGGAAGCACCTTAACGAACTACTATATATATCATCACCATGTCACTCTAATAGTAGCACGCTACATGTTCTATTTTTCTAAAACCCTCGTTATAAATTGGACTAGATAACCAagtgttagatgtcatactTGAATCAATGTTTTCAAAAACCAGTTTGTTATATTCAAACTCGATTTGAGAGGGGCActttgtaagcactaaaatttacatccaaatttataatattaaaataattattttgatttttttaaataaataaaatcaaaataattaactccatGGCCAacccaattaaaacaattaattaggattaattattgtgctaattaatcaaattaattaagggttaagacaaaaaaaaacaatttttttgagATAAATGGTGTACACATTTTatctctaaataattttaaaaaaattaaagggacTTATAGAATAAATTGTTGTAGCCATTTCAtctaaacaattatttatttagccacaaaatataaaaataaataaataaattggcaaaatattttccatatttattttaaaaaatcaaaattaaaactaaaaggatgaaagaaaaaatcaatttcaaacaaacccttaatgttttaaaataaaaataaaatttgtgatcTTGTGTAGTTGAAACCGGGAGAATCAGTTACAACAGGAACCATAACCATCAGATGAGCACTAAATTTTCACACAATGCCATGGAAGCACTCGCGTAGCCCATTATAGCCGAGGAGAAGCGTGTGCGCATCGTAGGAGAGCAGTTAATGCGAACGTTAACTCCGTCCACCCGAGCGCTAGCGAATCACCATGCGTTAATAGAACGCCTAAAAGCTCTCAAAATGACATAGTTTTGAGCACCACATTCGTCTCCAATGCGACACCGGAGTGGATAAGCTTGAAGATCTGTGTTGATCTTACCTTTTTGGAACTGAGACGTTAGTCCACCAAAATGGCTAATTTAAAAGGTAAAATGATCATCctaccacggtgatcatttTCTCTATAAAAGTAGTCCTCGTCACTACCTACTCCGATCACTTGAGCCAAGAACAATCAAAACGCCATTAATGGATTTTGGATGATTCGGGCCACTTAAAGCCTCGAGAGGTCGGACCTTGGGGCCGAGAATCCCAAGCTTGGGACCGAGAGCTTCCAAACCCATAACCGATGGACTTATGCCTGAGTTAGCCAAAGActgagaggtttatacacctcgattGAGGGATTTATCCATAGGCTAACCCAAGATCGATGGGTGTATACACCTAGACCAGTAATACCAACCAAAGACCGAAAGACCTTAGCATTCAGACCAAGGGACTTTGACACTCAGATTGATCCTAAGCCTCGACCGAGTGGATCCTTGACCTGCACCGAGTGTCTGTTGACCTCGATCGATAAAAATGAACCTGAGGCTTAGGACtctggtcctaaggcctatttggttccacttttcaaaatctaaagttattttgtattttgggacgctaaatcattttctaaaaatcacaaaaattagaaaatgatttcaaaatatttttgggatatttaccacaaaaatatttcgacAAAGGCTCGTttgatgtttatttctaaaccctagcacccttaaaaatgactgatgttcttcaggAATAATCCTTCTTAGTTATCATCAGCAATAGGTACcagcattttaaatattgttgttttaatattttaaataacgctaaaataTAGAATCATGACTAGGTACATAAGcataatcggttaaaactcaaacgttatacaaccgatttttaaaaattaactttataagtagagactgtttttaaaacgggtaagGAGGATGAAGTGCGAAAGtcctttctcgagtatcaccaaaaaCTACGAACTAAACGGGTTAATACATTTGTATACGTATgctaacttttattaattttcataaatattaattggcgaccctgtttcaaaataaataatcttttaaattgtaatttgattatcacaaatcctcggattatttaaaattgaaccccaaaattattattttttaattaatttcaaaatttataaggaattaatgaaatcttttaaaaataatgtttattttgaaaaaaattcctGACATGCAAACCGAGATTGAAATTCTCGAATCTCGAACTTTTCACGAAAACCTACGCAATAAATTTTTCCGAAGATTAcagttatatttataattttgtccatgaatatatatattttataagtaacTTTTTGATCTGTTAGCTGAATTGACCAGTATATCGAGCCACGAGTTACCCATACCCATTTAAACCCATATGAAGATTGAAACTGTTGTTAGCGCATTAATAGAATAACATTAATAGAATATAACATGACTTATAAGTCAGTCTAAAATAACGTATATATTTCGATTTTTCATTTTAGACCTATTTATATAGAGTGaaacttattttcatataaaagaaattatactTTATCGTGTCAAATTGGCATtgaaaaagattatatataataactcgAAATAAACTACTCAACTCACATATACCACTATCAATCTCtcatttacttttttataatttctcaaaatttaattattaggGATTCGAACCTTATTTTTCAAGGTAAAATATGGACACTTTAAACATTAAACCACTtggaataatttaatttcatttataatttttttgtatgcataaatattttgtaaataagaTTTAACCCGCGAGTTGATCCATACATTGACTAACGGGTTATCCATATCCATTCACTTACATGAAAATACAAATAGTCTTGAGCACATACTTAATGacatttaattaactattaataatataagatgAATTACATATTGGTTAGAAGGAAATCAGTAGTTTCACTCATTTGGAAATCTCAAATTCCTAAAGAATGAAACGACAGAGGAGTGTTCTATTCCTTaagaagagattgatgatcatttttatttaaggaGAAGTGCTTCAAACCAATAGATTTTCTTCCAACCAATAGACAATGGGATCTTCTAAGaaatcttcaatttctttttaatcaattaaagatGGAGATATCTTAGAAGAGATTGAGAAGATCCTAATTGTCTATTAGTAGGAAAAAATCATTAGTTTAGGAGAATCTCAAATTCCTTAAGAAGAAACGAAAGAGGAGTGTGCTATTTATAGcacttcaaaattatttggaaaagaATATCAACGACGACATTTGTTGGTGGGACGTTGATACAATTATTAGCCACGACGATGGCATGTCGTGgctaataatcaataatattagCCACGGTATTATACTTCGATGTtcctaataatattataatatcaacCACGACGATATGCTATCGTCGTGGCtgaaattattgattattaGTCACGACATTATGCTATCGTCTtggataataatatttttaaaaatagcgTAAAAATGACGGGAAAACTTGACCTTTAGCCATGATGTTCATGACGAAAACTGTGGCTGATAATAATGTCGGGAGAGTGGCGGGAAAGTCAGAACATTAACCACGACGAAGACAACGATGTCGTGgctgataatatttattagtgtcggcGTTACATCgccgacactaataaatattattgaccATAGCGGAATAATCACatacactaataaatattattaaccacggcttatCTTTGCCGTCCCTAATTGTCGTGGTTAAAACCTTATTTCTACTGGTGATGGTTGTTtagaaatatatcaaaattaagaaaaactttgaatgatatattttataaataacttaaaatgcATCATGTCGGTTAGGTGGATGCATAAATGATAGATGTCCTACAACcgaacatacatataatattatgtCCCAAAGAATGGGGCATAGTCCATATCTTAGTGAAAGGTAGGATGTCCCATTCAACTTTCCACTGCAGGTAATCTATTTAAGTATGccattattattacttttttacaCTTTAATATATTCCTCTAACTCCTTCTCCATAGTCAAACAAAtctaagataataataaaaacctATCAAAATTCAGGTAAAACTATAGTTTGAGTGAAAATTTACTTAATATTTAGATATCTCAAAATCTATTCTTATGAATAACGTTCTcatcattataaaatttaagtagaAATagtcttatttaattaatttaaattatataattcaatttttactaaAACAAAACGTCATTCATGATTTTAGCGATAATGCTAGTTTTAtgaaataaactataattttaaaaaatattataggttaGATTATGATGATTAGAGACTTATCGAGGTATAATAAactatgatataaaaataaaacaaaacagttgcataaaatacattatttgaattgatataagattattttcttaatattggTATTTAaggatattttattaaataattagaattatcaaaatatttttaaaattaagatttaaattatttttatattattatttttaactaacactatttttttaaaccacaatttatttcttaaagtAAGCTAAAATTTACCCCATATACTCTTTTCTTCTATTCAAACTGTTATAATAActtacaatttttaatttaatagattaTAGTCTTTTCATCCAATNNNNNNNNNNNNNNNNNNNNNNNNNNNNNNNNNNNNNNNNNNNNNNNNNNNNNNNNNNNNNNNNNNNNNNNNNNNNNNNNNNNNNNNNNNNNNNNNNNNNNNNNNNNNNNNNNNNNNNNNNNNNNNNNNNNNNNNNNNNNNNNNNNNNNNNNNNNNNNNNNNNNNNNNNNNNNNNNNNNNNNNNNNNNNNNNNNNNNNNNNNNNNNNNNNNNNNNNNNNNNNNNNNNNNNNNNNNNNNNNNNNNNNNNNNNNNNNNNNNNNNNNNNNNNNNNNNNNNNNNNNNNNNNNNNNNNNNNNNNNNNNNNNNNNNNNNNNNNNNNNNNNNNNNNNNNNNNNNNNNNNNNNNNNNNNNNNNNNNNNNNNNNNNNNNNNNNNNNNNNNNNNNNNNNNNNNNNNNNNNNNNNNNNNNNNNNNNNNNNNNNNNNNNNNNNNNNNNNNNNNNNNNNNNNNNNNNNNNNNNNNNNNNNNNNNNNNNNNNNNNNNNNNNNNNNNNNNNNNNNGTctattattgaatttattatcGACTGACAGACTTGAAAacattgaaatttattaaatttggacATTGAAATTTATTAATCGGTTGTGATGCCCTATATAGTTTTTATGATGttcattttgattaataaaaaactcACTTTCCAATTAAACATATTCCAAACACTCACATATTACAACACAACAAAAGATAATGTAACCTTATAAAACATGAGAttacattatcaataaaaacattcaacaatatatacattataatatattgatttgttCATATCCATTAGTGACCCACTTTCATAACAGACTTAACTAGCCCCTTCAAACCccccttcttcttctccttccttCTCCAAGAAGAACTACCACCACAACCAACTCTCCCTTCCGCCTGCATCTCCTCCTCCATCTGCCCACATAACtgttacaatatttatataaatcacccaataataatagtaataataataataatagagaaaaagataaattaatatactttAAGCAATTGGTCTTCAACATGGTTGAGTCTTTCAATCAAAGTTCCCTTAACCTTAGTCTCTAGAAAAACATCATACATAGGACGACAATATTTCTCCATGCTTTCCGACGAGAGATCAACTGAAGAATGACCATCGCCGCTAGTCGGAGTAGATTCACCTGAGAAACTCCTAGGAGATGATCTACCCACGCCTCTCATTCCCTCCAACTGTTTCATCTGTCATCAATATCATCATGACAATTTACATCAAACGAGATTATTGATTAGGTTATGAAAATTGAATCAGACTTACGATGTTGTCAAGGCGGTGGAGTTTAGTGAGCAAGGGTTCGTCTATGGAAGCCATTAATTTAGTGAATGTTTTTGAGGGAAAGGAAATAGAAATATGATAGAGATAACTAGATAAGTATTGGTCATGGTGATGGGTTTATATAAATAGTGAAAAAAATAGATCGAGGCGGTAGAAGGAGAGGACACGTGTAGGGATGAAGAAGAAAACGTGGCGCCATGGAAATGAAGACGCCATAACTTGCTTGTCTGTCTTCTTTGGGATATGCATACGTAAAACACCTAGAAAACTCTTTtaccttgtttgatctttggttaTTTGATTGGTATTTTTgagttttatcttaaaaaaataaattaataagatattagatttttaattggtttaattattaaaaatatttttatatttaaaattttgaatttaatacaaataaagtgaatatttaattaattaaaatgaatatttaattgtcatattaatatttatctaatttagagaaatatttttaaaatcttttaaaaaatggatAAAACAAACCAGTTCTTTCATTTGTcgtattttttttgtaatttaattttttttataaaaaaaataagtgctTTGGATTTTCATTTGattaagttattataatatttaaaattttaatttaataaaaataaaagatataattttttttaatttaaaaacaaacaatacACCCCCAAGAATTTCATTTAAGATAATCAAACTCGTTACATTTGTTATCTTAAAAGATTTTTGTTACCTAATTTACCTTTGAAAAAAAgtcaattatattaaaaatgataaatattatttaagcaCAACCATAAATCTggatatgaaaataaaaaaaatataatacgtGGTAAATAGGTTGTCGAACTCGTAAATTTTCGAGAAAAAACTATTAACTCTTCGAATGGCTCTACTAATTTTTTGAAACAAAACTCAGAAACATCAAAATAATAGCATTATGGATGATACTTCGAATATACGTCGTATTCGGGGGCTTTAAGCCAAAATCGGGCTAAAAGATATTATAGAGAACTCTCATAGTTTTTCCAAACATCCAAATCTATCAAGTATTGAAGTATTGGCAATGTTTAGAAGTTTGATATTGTTGTTGATCTTCCTTTAATCTTGAAGAACACATTTGGGTATTTTCAAATACGGTTCTCGATGACGCCATGATGATATAATCCCGCGTATTTGACTGGTCTTGGTGCAGTTGACTCGCATTGACCGTGACTTGAAACGCATATGTTgactcagtttttttttttttgactttttGAACATTTTATGTACAAAATTgtcaacaacaatattatactaaaattcttatttttttttaatc is part of the Impatiens glandulifera chromosome 1, dImpGla2.1, whole genome shotgun sequence genome and encodes:
- the LOC124945531 gene encoding uncharacterized protein LOC124945531, with the translated sequence MRGVGRSSPRSFSGESTPTSGDGHSSVDLSSESMEKYCRPMYDVFLETKVKGTLIERLNHVEDQLLKLCGQMEEEMQAEGRVGCGGSSSWRRKEKKKGGLKGLVKSVMKVGH